Genomic DNA from Channa argus isolate prfri chromosome 2, Channa argus male v1.0, whole genome shotgun sequence:
gtgactaaaacagtgagtgggtttatttacattttgggaaaaaccaattgaatctaataatgaattaaacgcagtgctcaggcagttactgtcagcatctacatgaatgttaaagtcacccactataatgactttatctgtactaagcactaaatcagatagaaaatcagaaaattcaatcaaaaactctgaataagggactggaggacggtacatgataacaaataatagtggtttttgagttttccagtttgggtgtgaaaggctaagagtaagtctctcaaatgagttataactatgtttaggtctagggtttattgataagctacaatggaagattgctgcaactcctccacctcggcctgtgcttctaggaacatgataattaatatgactcatttcaactgacatattcttcctgctgcaaccaagtttaaGTGAGActaaataaatcgaattgatgatcgcttattaagtcatttactaatagagatttagaagagagagatctgatatttaataatccacatttaatagttttggggttttgttctgtaagaggagtagtcttaacttttattaggttattatgattaactcctcttgttgtcatatttactttatgtaatttaggtcggggaacagacacagtctctatacgtatgtgggagttgtgggggggtgacggttgtaaggacactgcagagaggtgtgtaggactggatctctgcatcctaggctcaactctggattgtcatacttttggttgtttaataaaaccagccatatttctggataagaaagctgcaccatctaaagtaggatggatgccatctctcctaatcagcctaggttttccccaaaaacgtttccaattgtctatgtagcccacatcgtttgctggacaccacctagacagccagcggttgaatgacgacatgcgggtgtacatgtcgtcactggtcagatttggcagggggccagagaaaattacggagtccgacattgttttggcaaagttacacaccgattcaacattcaatttagtgacctccgatttacgtaatcgggcgtcattaactcccacgtgaataataatattactgtatttacgtttatccttagccaggagtttcaaatatgattcaacgtcgcccgctctggccccaggaagacatttgactacggccgctggagtctctaacttcacgtttctgactatggagctgccaattaccagagttggtttctcagcgggtttgtcgctgagtggggaaaatcgattagaaacatgaaccgactggtggtgaacctcgggcgtctgtttagcattagatctcttacgaaccgtcacccagccggactggcttcccggctgctcgggaactgccgggggacagctagcaggggctacgctaggtcggcccgcaccagctaccggggcctgactagcggagttgttttccatggtgcggagccgtgcttccaattccgtgagcctcgcctccaaagctgcaaaaaccttacacttattacatataccattatcactaaaggaggcagaggaaaaactgaacatgagacacaccgagcaagtgagagaaggagagacagagggagacagagaagccattgctaatgtttaactgctaagctagcgaagctaatataagtgaaatgtggaatttgtaaactttagctggttatgttttgcaaaagcaggtgcttgtgcaatacaagcgtatgttacgactaagtattaattcttgtgtgaagaaatcacttatttaagtaaaataacagctacaattaatcagtaaacagtctttcggtagaaacccaagagtgtgcagaaacaggaagtgacgcaatacgcttaccgcaaatctGGATGGCGCCCAGTACTGTAGTCTGTGAACACCAGTAATTTCATCAGCAGGTCTATGGCAAAGCCATGTCTAGACATGTCAGAGGCAGGTTAGTGGCAACTGAGAAACACTTTCTTCTCCAATAACAAGGTtgcttaatttctttctttaatttggCCCAGCAAAGGGCCACGGTGGTGGGCTGATTTAGTTGAAGAACTTTTCTAGCTTTTTATTAGCCAACAATGTCAGCACTCACACAAGTCTCAACAATGATTGAATGACCTAAAATCCAGCAAGCACAGTTCAGTTGCACAACATCCCTGAACTTCAAATGAAATTCACAGGAAAGCTTTGAGTGAAACAGGAAAGACTCGAGTGCAGACAGTTTATAATGTAACACTCAAAACcttttgcatttgtttcctTAAGTTTAAAATGATGGTTTATTTTGTGCCTGAAAATGTGTAACCAATGACATGTGAAAACAAGCTAAAAGCCTCTTACCTCATAGGACCAGACACACTGGACACCTGCAAACCTCCTGACACACCGGCCAACCTCAACATCTTCATGTGTGGTGTACATCTCCTGTATACACTCTCGGATGTGGGGCACCATCCTCCTGAGGACCTCCCGGCTCATGATGACCCCTGGGCCTCCCATGCAAAAGTTCTCACCGGGCTCCAGGGCCAGTTTCCCCAGCTCGTCACGGGCCCCCATGCCGGTTTGTCCCAAGAAAATAGCCTCACTGCTGTTAAGGCTGCGCAGGAAGCTCTCCAACTTCTCACTATTGATGTAGACGTCATCGTCAGCCCTCATGAACCACTCATACTTGTCCAGATAATTGTCATGCATGTACTTAAGCATCATAAATGATTTCTTCTGGGGTGGGTATGAGTCATCCACATTTCTCAGAGCCACTATGGGAATGTTTATGGAAGTGTCAGAGCCCTCACTGGAGAAGAACCCCACGTGACCTGGAATTGTCTTTGCCCACgtcctgtaaacacacacacatgcacacacagtcgGACAAAAAGGAAACCAGATTATTTGTGAAATTGAACAACCAGCAGCAGATGTAGACATTTCTACTCTGGTAGTTACGTACATATTACACTACATCTGTTTACACAGATGTTGTCCACATGTGTAGTTGACTGCTTTTAGTTAAAGACAGATAGCATGGTCATAAATTATGAACAACAATAATGAGGGGCTAGGTAAACTGACTTTAAGCAGAATTTCATGGGTCCTGAGAGTTCTTGGAACATTGTCTAGTTTGTAgtacaaacccgattccaaaaaagttgacaaattgtgaataaaaaagaaatgcaataatttacaaatctcataaacttatattttattcagaatacaacatagatgaaatatcaaatgtttaaactgaaaaaatttatcattttaagggaaaaataagttgattttaaaaaggccatgtttaccactgtgtggcTTCCCGTCTTCTTTTTATAAGAGTCTGCAAATGTCTGGGGACTGAGTCGGGTTCATATTGTCAACTaaaatggtaaattgtaaatattctgcacttatatagggcttttctaccttttggtacttaaagcgctttacactgcttctcattcacccattcacactcacaatcactcaccaatgagggagctgctatgcagctacATTCACCAGAAGTTACTAAATTCTGGATCAGCAGAACTTAAGGACATTTCGACGTGTGACCACAGGAGCTAGGGATCGAAGCAACAACTGTGGAATtgatggacgaccgctctacctctaCTTTATTAAACAGAGAAAGCACTGTACAAGGTAATACTTAACATCTTTTGATGCCCAGCAGTGAAACTACTGTCTGCAAAGGCTGCATAACAAGCaggctgacagcagcagctgcagtccTCTTTCAGTGTCACACCCAACATTCTCCTATAGTACAGCTTCCACCTCAATACACAACTACTGTAGTTACAAATGTAGGACAGATGATGCTTGAAAGGTAAAAACATGCTGCAGGTCATAGTTAAAGCAGAGCGAGCTCTCAATCAGCTGCTGTAGACAGCTATATAATTAAAGGGCATGAGATACTACAGCATTAATGTAGACATGTATGCTAACACTGGTTGGTTCATACATGTATAGATGTGTTTACACATGTTTCCGCATGTGAATTGTGGAACCTTAAAACAACTAAGAAACAAAGCTCAAACTGGCAATGAGAAATGAGGAAATGCAAAGCAATAGTCCAAATATACTATTTCAGTGGGAAATGCATTCTTTTGTCAAAATTGTGAATTGCTTgtgtaattttagttttttcaggaGAATAGAAGCTCACTGTGTTGTGTCTGATAAAATGTCAGTAATGTATGTTTATTCACAAGCAGAATTTCTTCATTACCTCTACAAAAAGTTGGGCAAAATACCCTAACCTGTGCAAAATCTAAAGTAAAAGGTACCAATTACCAAATCCACAAATGtactaaatttaatttaaaatagtatTGAACTGCACTAAACAGCCAGCAATGTAGAATTAGCTAAAAGAGCTCTGCAAAATGGCAAAAGTAACTGACATATATCATTCTGCAAAGAGTTAAAAAGCCATATCATCTTCTTCAAAGAAACTTAGCAAGAGCTAGTATCTCCAAACTGGGAAATCTTGGTCATTCCTGCAAAGGTTGCATTTGGCCAAGGTTCCAAATTTTCTCAAAGTGATGGCTCATCTAGGAAGTTGACACAAAAGcctatgaaaacacacaaggaCCTACAGGCCTCTCTCACCTCTACTGTGGTATTCAGCATTCTCAACTCTAGTATTAGAAAGGGCAAAAGAATATAGAGATGGGCACTGAAACCCGGTATTAAACGAGCCCTGGAGCTCAATAATCTATCTGTAGGATCAGTTTACAGTAGTTAACagttattttgcacattttatattACTAACTCTATTTGTAGATATACATACAAGCAGCCTGGAGCTCACACACTAAACTTTATATACATTGTTAATTGTTCAATTTGAAATTAGAACTGTCATTCAGAAAGTTTCAGAGTGCTCAGAGCGGGGTGGACTTCAGAGCTGCAGACAAACTACCgcacagtaaaaatacattccATAAACTGtctgcaatac
This window encodes:
- the chsy3 gene encoding chondroitin sulfate synthase 3 isoform X3 is translated as MYVTTRVEMSTSAAGCSISQIIWFPFCPTVCACVCVYRTWAKTIPGHVGFFSSEGSDTSINIPIVALRNVDDSYPPQKKSFMMLKYMHDNYLDKYEWFMRADDDVYINSEKLESFLRSLNSSEAIFLGQTGMGARDELGKLALEPGENFCMGGPGVIMSREVLRRMVPHIRECIQEMYTTHEDVEVGRCVRRFAGVQCVWSYETWLCHRPADEITGVHRLQYWAPSRFALSLSSSVPLSLSLSAGVPRL
- the chsy3 gene encoding chondroitin sulfate synthase 3 isoform X2, which codes for MYVTTRVEMSTSAAGCSISQIIWFPFCPTVCACVCVYRTWAKTIPGHVGFFSSEGSDTSINIPIVALRNVDDSYPPQKKSFMMLKYMHDNYLDKYEWFMRADDDVYINSEKLESFLRSLNSSEAIFLGQTGMGARDELGKLALEPGENFCMGGPGVIMSREVLRRMVPHIRECIQEMYTTHEDVEVGRCVRRFAGVQCVWSYETWLCHRPADEITGVHRLQYWAPSRFAVSVLRHFLFLHTLGFLPKDCLLINCSCYFT
- the chsy3 gene encoding chondroitin sulfate synthase 3 isoform X1 yields the protein MYVTTRVEMSTSAAGCSISQIIWFPFCPTVCACVCVYRTWAKTIPGHVGFFSSEGSDTSINIPIVALRNVDDSYPPQKKSFMMLKYMHDNYLDKYEWFMRADDDVYINSEKLESFLRSLNSSEAIFLGQTGMGARDELGKLALEPGENFCMGGPGVIMSREVLRRMVPHIRECIQEMYTTHEDVEVGRCVRRFAGVQCVWSYETTVLGAIQICVVFVLLCPPLSVPFCRCPPALKLCVFQRAATGPTNLPDVLLLLFVALFFSLSPFHSPQPVEADGRPP